The segment TAGTTTTACCCAGGTGTTACGGTGACAATTCACTTTCTCAGACCTTACTATACTGTCCACCTTAGGCCCCAGGGCTTTTCTGTTGCTGCTGAGCTATCAGTGGCAGGGGGATCCATTTGGTTCTCACACACTGGTAATCTGGAATCACAGGGGAACTGAATGCCCTGTACGGTGAATGAACTTTTGACATGTGGGAGACTGAGCTAATAGATACacttttctcccttcatttcagaGATTAATTGTCCTGAGAGGAAACAGTTTACTCAATATCTGGGAAGTTGATCCCATGAGATCATGCCGTCAGTTGCAATTGACACCCACAGTAGTGAGCCCAGTAATGTATCCCATCatatttgttctcttttcttcccttattcCTATTTCTCTGGGATTTACCTGCAAGTAAGTGAGCATATCAGCTTTTTCTTTAAGCTCTGTTTTCTAGGGTACTTGACTCAAGGTAAATGTTTGTCATATAATGTTACATGAAAAAGTAAGTTACAGAATACTatggaaaataatgaattttatgtaaaaatataaaagcatataCACATTTAATTATTTGTGACATGGTAAAAGAGGACTGGATGGTACACATCTTTGAGAACAGGTACGAGTAAATAAAagattgaatatttatttattcttctctaGAATTTTTAAGGTCATGTATtacatttgcaatttttttaaatactgaaaaaaaactttaaaaaatactgaaaaatactgaaaaaaatactgaaaaaatattttaaaatatcataaagtaagTTCATATTATGCTATACTTTAAATTGAACatattgcatatttttatatcattaatAACAAATTTTAGGCATtggaaataaacaattaaaaaatgataatattggAAAATGAGTTAAACAAAGTAAATGTTGACGTGGTTTTCTATTAGCTTTAACATTTACTGGTCCTAAAGTGAAATGTCCTTGTACGTAGAGTGGAATTACAACACAAAACAATGTCTTTTAAGGTTGTATTTATAcaacacaaaaaaacccccacaaatctataaattaactgatttaaaaaaaatcaatatggaTAAACAAGTagataaaaactgtaaaaattaagTGGTTAAATGACAGTATTTATTCACTGTGCTCTCAAGACAGACCTCTttatctttgcaaaaaaaaaaaaaatagctccttaagagaaattaaaatcgGTTTCTTCCCTTTAATCACATTGAAGTTTCAACTTCAATATTATAATAGtattctaataaaatataatgCTTCTTTAGCCATACATGTTCATTTTTAAGATGTAGTATGAGGCTGGACACGATGGcgcatgtgtgtaatcccagcactttgggaggctgaggcgggcagatcatctaaggtcaggagttcaagaccagcctggccaacatggcaaaaccccaccactactaaaaatacaaaaattagccaggcatggtggtgggcacctgtagtctcagcgactcgggaggttgaggcaggagaatcgcttgaacctgggaggcagaagctgcagtgagctgagatagtgccactgcactccagcctgggtgacagagcaagactccgtatcaaaaaaaaaaaaaaaaaaaaaaagatgtagtaTGAGGCTTCTATATCACCATAACTTgggtttaaaacatttttcttcactttATCCTGAAAGTGAGAAAATCTCCCCAAGAGAGGGTAGCATGTCCATGAAGGTAGTCTGAACAAAAGGTGATTGTGTAGGTTATTACAAACTGACTTGTTTTATTCAGTTATTACCTTTAAAATGCAACATACAAATAAATCATTTTGTtttcacaaaataatataaaatttcagaTAATTCTTACATACACTAGTGAATAATATCAACTTTTTTTCTTGGCAATAAGGACAAACAATTGATTCTAGGGGCCAAAAAGTAGTTGTTAAACCAATATAAATCATGCTTTCATTTGTAGTGAAGGCAAAAGGCTTTGACGCTCCCACTAattagaaatatgtaaaatatgagaAGAAATTACCAAACCAATTCATTTATAtccagttatatatatatgtataaaataggtAAGGATGAAAGCATATAAAGTCCCCTTAATGTATAGATAAGTACAATTCTTGATAATGGTCTATTTATGAATTTTATGGTTTTCATGAATTTATATTGTTAACCTAAATAGAAAACACAGAAGGAGATTCTgcaaaagaaaattatgtttattcAGAAATAGGTATTTCAGTGAAAACATACGTGCCATAGCAACTATGTGAATATTCAGGAAAGTAAAGGAAGACagaggtttttaaaggaaaaatgaggattGTGTCACTGTTTTTAGGTAATTATTCTGGCTACAAGGATCAGTAACAACAAAGGTGGTGCCAGTccaaggttggacaggcagttgctgggcagatgttcTACAGAGGTGTAAGATTGTAAGGTTGTGATGGCCTTTGTTCAAGATTGTGGTTTTTGTGGACACTTTTGTGATACTTCTTATGAGGCATTTATGCACGAGAATTCTCCCTTCATGGCTTTCCTTACCTCTATTTGTCAGAGATTTTTAACACAAGTGACTGCATTTTGATTTTGACAATTTTCACAATGTTTAGGTCATAACTAAAAATTACAATAACTGGCTCCAAAATTAGCTGTTTCACACAAAGGTGTTAACTGATAAATAGGACAATaataaggaatattttaaaaggtgattGTTTATTAACCTCTGTTAAAAACAGGTTCAAGAATTTTGCACTCAGAACCAAGGATGGAGAGAAAGAAGTCCAGATTTATTCAGCAGAAAGCTCATATTCCTAAATGAGGATGAAGAGGCTAGGATTACACAGGCTAGAAGCTCACATCCATACCGAAAGATGAAAGAGGCCTGCGTTACACAGCTTGACACTTAAATGCCCATATCCAAGGAAGAAGGAAACCAGGGTTCATACAACCAGCAAAGTCATATTAATCTCCATATAGAAAAGGATTCCCGGGTTTACAAATCCAGGACATGCATATCTACATCTCAgaaacaaagaaattagccaCTAAATTCATTactagtgggaatataaaatggcacaACCACTCTGGAGAAGAGTCTGGGCATTTCCTAAAGCCCTAGATAAATACATAACCATTAtactacccaacaactgcagtttggggtttatcctggagaaatgaaaacctaGGTTTGTAGAAAAACCTGCCCAGGAATGCTCGTAACAATGTGATGTGTAAtagccccaaagtggaaacaaccctaCAGTCCTTTCAACAGGTGATTAGTTAAACCGactatggtacatccataccatcGAAtagtactcagcaataaaaagggaaCAAAGTATTGACACCTTGGTACCACTGGAAACTCACTTCCTAGTACAGAAAACAGGTGGCCAGGGTTTACAAAGTAAACACACTGAACGAATTTGCAGAGAACAATGCTGCAGGGGGAAAAAGCCAGTCCCCTAAGCTTACATATTACGCCATTCCATTTAAATAGAATTCTTGAAATGGCAACATTCTGTAAGTGGGGAACAGCTTAGTGGTTGCCAGGCATCAGGGCAATGGAGAGGGAAGAAGGTGGTTAGCACTGGAAGGACAATGGGAGGCATCCTTGTGCAGAGGAAAGGGTCTGTATGTTGAGTGCGCCGAGGTACTACAGCTGTCCAAGACGCCACCGGTGGGGGAAACAGGTAAAGGGTACACTGCGATCTTTGTATTATTTGTTATAAGTGCAGGTGAATCCTCCGTGAGCTGGTAAAAAAGATTTTAACTAAAATAGAGTTGAACCCTCCAGCACAGACTGACCTGAGTATTCTATCAGTACAGGTTGACCTGAGTATTCTGCCAACAGACTGACCTAGCAGGTCAGTCCCCAGGCCGGGCTCTACCCCTGGGAATGGCACCCCTCCTCCAGAGGAAGCATTTCCCAAATGCCCCAGGATAGGAGTTGGCGCGGAAGGAGAGCCAAGCCGGCGATGAAGACATTCTCCGCTGGATACAGGAACGCCAAGAGCCAACGCTAAGAAGCGGCCTCCACACTGGACGGCGGCCTCCATTAGCCAGCTGCTGCTGGTAAAACAAAGAGAAGGCCGTGGGCAGGTGGCGCTGAGCGCAGACTAAACGCAGTCCGCGGCGGCGGTACCTGAAAGCCAGCACAGATCCACCCAAATGGAGCCCTCGCCTCCCCACAGCTAGCGGGGCGCTCCCGCGGGGGTTCCGCGCCTCCCCTCCGCCAGGTGGAGCCAGTACTCGCAAGGGGGCGTCCGCGGTTCAGAGGTCACATACCGGCTGAAGTAAACCGCGCTCAGGCAGCCTTCAGGAGCGCGACCCCAGCGTCTTTCCTCGGCCCAAGCCCCGGCGCCGAGCAGAGACGACCTTAGCGGTCCTACACCTAGCGGTCCTGCAGGTCCCTGAATCCTCTTTGGATCAGCGCTGAGGAAAGGCGGGAGTGCGGCCGCGCGCCCTGCCTCCGCCGCCATGGCCCAGCTGCGAGCCTGCGAAGTCCGGCAGCTGCTGCACAACAAGTTCGTGGTGGTCATGGGGGACTCGGTCCAGCTGGCCGTGTACAAGGACCTGGTGCTCCTGCTTCAGAAGGACTGCCTGCTGTCCTCCAGTCAGCTGAAGGCCAAGGGCGAGCTGAGCTTCGAGCGCGACATGCTGCTGGTGAGCTGCAGCAGTGGCCGCATGCACTACGACCGCCACTACCGCGAGGTGCGCCAGTTCCGCTCGGGCCACCACCTGGTGCGCTTCTACTTCCTCACGCGCGTGTATTCGCACTACGCGGAGCGCGTCGTGGAGGAGCTGCGTAGGGCCGAGCCCGCCCCGGACGTGGTGGTCATGAACTCCTGCCTCTGGGACCTCGCCAGGGATGGCCGGGGCTTCCCCAGGAGCTACCGGCGTGACGTGGAGAGCCTGTTCGTGCGGTTGGACTGGGCGCTGCCCACGTCCTGCCTTCTGTTGTGGAACACGGCCATGCCCGTGGCCGAGACCATCTCGGGAAGCTGCCTCCCATGCGCGCGCCAGCTCCGCCGCGCCCGCCTGCGCGAAGACGTGATGGAGGCCAACTTCTACAGCTCCGCCGAGGCGGCGAGGCGCGGCTTCGACGTGCTGGACCTACATTTCCACTTCCGCCACGCCACGCGGCACCGGCTTCCCGACGGCGTGCACTGGGACGAGCGCGCGCACCGCCACCTTTCCCAGTTGCTGCTGGCCCACCTGGCTGACGCCTGGGGCGTGGACCTGCCCCGCCGCGAAGCCGTGGACGGGTGGGTCAGGCATGGCCACGCCAACAGACGTGCAGCCCCGGCGGGCAGAAGGCAGCCCCGAGACGACCGACCGGACCCACACGGCCGAGGCGACCGAGCGGGCCGAGGAGACCTCCGTGCCCCTCGATCGCTCGCTTCGTTCTTCTGGGCTCGACCGCCTTTCCCTCCCCGCCGTCAGGTCGCCTTTCTGTCCTCTGACCGGCATTTCTCCAGCGACTCCTCCACGCGCCACATCCGACACAGTGGCGAAGAAAACGCCAGGGTTGGCCGCGAGTCGCGGCCAGGCCCCATCCGCACAAGCTCTGCTCTGCGCCGAGAGAGGAGGCATTCCCCTTACCTTCCGCGGCGCCCCAGCGAGCCACCCCTAAGCCAGCCAAgccgcacacgcacacacagagggGTCCCGAGAACACCCAGGCCTCAGTAGCCAGACTTGGGAGAACGTCCTGTCTTCCCCAGCATGGTCAATGGGCTGCCTGACCACTATCACACGGGCCTGGCCTTCAGCAACTCTTCCGAGGTGGGGGTATTTTTACGCTTCCTACTCCAATCAGTGAACCGCTTTCCACATCACTCGTCTTTGCCAGAGCTTCCACGCCACTTTTTGGGAAGGGAGCAGGGACCCAGACCACCAGGCCGTTCTCCTCTAAGCATTTAGGGAGAAATGAAGTCTACATAAAAGTGCTCcccgccttaaaaaaaaaaaaaaaaaagcagccataCCCGAATGTAAGTCTTCAGGCAGTATTTTCCATTGACATTCTtccaaaaaaaggtaaaaattttgATCCTTAGAACTTAAACATTTCAATTAAGATTTCCATTTCACCGTTCGTTTTTGAGTATGTTCATAGAACCTGATATCTAAAGCTTTCACCTAAGTTGTCTTACATATTCTTTACATTTCTCTGTGCTTCAACATAGCATTTGTCCTAAAAAAATTCCATTCACTAATGCaaggttgtttattttctgttagaAACATAATCTTTAAAGTTCATCGAATGcctagcacatttttaaaaatagactttttacttttttttttttttaagatagggtctcactctgttgc is part of the Pan paniscus chromosome 13, NHGRI_mPanPan1-v2.0_pri, whole genome shotgun sequence genome and harbors:
- the LOC117979456 gene encoding PC-esterase domain-containing protein 1B-like yields the protein MAQLRACEVRQLLHNKFVVVMGDSVQLAVYKDLVLLLQKDCLLSSSQLKAKGELSFERDMLLVSCSSGRMHYDRHYREVRQFRSGHHLVRFYFLTRVYSHYAERVVEELRRAEPAPDVVVMNSCLWDLARDGRGFPRSYRRDVESLFVRLDWALPTSCLLLWNTAMPVAETISGSCLPCARQLRRARLREDVMEANFYSSAEAARRGFDVLDLHFHFRHATRHRLPDGVHWDERAHRHLSQLLLAHLADAWGVDLPRREAVDGWVRHGHANRRAAPAGRRQPRDDRPDPHGRGDRAGRGDLRAPRSLASFFWARPPFPPRRQVAFLSSDRHFSSDSSTRHIRHSGEENARVGRESRPGPIRTSSALRRERRHSPYLPRRPSEPPLSQPSRTRTHRGVPRTPRPQ